The region TACCAGATGAACGATCTGGCCAGTCTCCATTCCCGCGCCGGCTTCAGCTTAGGCACCGCATATTCCATACTGTTCAGAATAGGGCGGACAATGGAATGGGTAATAACCGCAATCACGAACGCACTGAGGATCAGCGTCATCGGAATTGCCTGGATCGTCAGCCAGCTCATCTGGCCAATCTGATCAGAGGAAATGGATATCTCGGACAGCAGCGGATTGCTTGCACCCATACTTGCCAGCCAGTCCGCATAGGTCTTCAGAACATCATAGACATAGTCGTATAGGTTGAACTTAAGGAACGTCGTACTGATCAGCAGGATCAGCAGGAATTCAGCAAGTATAGCGACCATGCCGGCAATCAGAGTAGAAATCGCTGAAGCACGCTTCTTGTACCATCGTCCCATCACAAGGGCCGGGATCAGGAAATAGGCCGCAATCAGGATATACATCGGGGTAATCAGGCCCACAATCAGCAGCACCGGTAACAGATGCAGTATGAACTGCTTGGTGTTAAGGGTCGTAAAG is a window of Paenibacillus sp. FSL H3-0469 DNA encoding:
- a CDS encoding DUF2232 domain-containing protein; the protein is MKFRWTSVAWSVAYLLLLLSLSTPLLLITTFFMIIPAIVLFTTLNTKQFILHLLPVLLIVGLITPMYILIAAYFLIPALVMGRWYKKRASAISTLIAGMVAILAEFLLILLISTTFLKFNLYDYVYDVLKTYADWLASMGASNPLLSEISISSDQIGQMSWLTIQAIPMTLILSAFVIAVITHSIVRPILNSMEYAVPKLKPAREWRLARSFIWYYLLGVVISLLFGGADSGFMLMVSANLLPLLQIAFKIQTVGFLFFLVHERKWSKIIALLLAIPVIALPGFWIIGVVDLAFPLRELVKKSKR